In Candidatus Palauibacter scopulicola, one genomic interval encodes:
- a CDS encoding choice-of-anchor B family protein, which produces MNRTRTFFAATVCGLLLPGAAEAQEFGGTVVLHEGTIIVSEAVDAAANPQDPSSASPRSLYVYERAGEGWERTATLRAPEHGGADYFGRFVLADGDRLLVGATALDSDGDGQSDGSVLIFRRGGDGWEFERYLRPESVPPGVSFGRFASIGGNLLVVTALGYQETGGAWVFTRGADGEWIEDGILTSADPDPQQEFFGWGAHTDGERVIVGAFAGPQLPGAAYVFGRSAEGDWVQEARLGHEGDERQPGAALVANRAAVLAVGINGSHALLGLPGAYDGAGTVLNYVRRSSGEWVRQGSLSAFQRQPGDYFGATIAARDDELWIAAPGAGRFGAIYAFSRDAAAAEFGSVTRIAAGPGTDAGDGFGLSISASGDMAVVGQPWDDAALGSAAVFENRDGTWSETAKLFIPEERRPLTALSEVDCGDDGMADQFTCDQVDVISFLPLDAIGGTDRGIETNDVWGWTDPQTGREYAIVGRTDGTAFIDISDPAAPVYLGSLPKTPGSLTQSWRDIKVHANHAFVVADNAGEHGMQVFDLTRLRDVRGAPVEFDPDTVYEGIASAHNVVINEETATAYAVGSSGGGETCGGGLHMIDVSDPKAPTFLGCHAEAGTGRGQTGYTHDAQCVNYHGPDAEHVGKEICLKANETHVVIADVTDRDNPVTLSTADYPAATYTHQGWLTDDHRYFYQNDELDEMASVGQAQQTGTEPDMEASRTLIWDVSDLDDPILVKEHFGETFTIDHNLYIVGDLMYQSNYVSGLRVLDISDRENPREVGFFDTVPWDESVTFDGSWSNYPFFASGTIIVSSGKEGVFFLRYRRPELVP; this is translated from the coding sequence ATGAATAGAACGCGCACGTTCTTCGCTGCGACCGTCTGCGGCCTGCTCCTGCCGGGGGCGGCGGAAGCCCAGGAATTCGGCGGCACGGTGGTGCTCCACGAAGGAACGATCATCGTCAGCGAAGCGGTCGACGCGGCTGCGAATCCACAGGACCCATCGTCGGCCTCGCCCCGCAGCCTCTACGTGTACGAGAGGGCCGGAGAAGGCTGGGAGCGCACGGCGACGCTGCGCGCGCCGGAACATGGCGGCGCGGATTACTTCGGCCGCTTCGTGCTCGCGGACGGCGACCGGCTGCTGGTCGGGGCCACGGCGCTCGACTCCGACGGGGACGGCCAGAGCGACGGCAGCGTCCTGATCTTCCGGCGCGGCGGAGACGGGTGGGAATTCGAGCGCTACCTGCGGCCGGAGAGCGTCCCGCCCGGCGTGTCCTTCGGCCGCTTCGCCTCGATCGGCGGCAACCTCCTCGTCGTCACCGCGCTGGGCTATCAGGAAACCGGCGGGGCCTGGGTCTTCACGCGCGGCGCGGATGGCGAGTGGATCGAGGACGGGATCCTGACCTCCGCCGACCCGGATCCCCAGCAGGAGTTCTTCGGCTGGGGCGCCCACACCGATGGCGAACGCGTGATCGTGGGCGCCTTCGCCGGCCCGCAACTGCCCGGGGCCGCGTACGTGTTCGGGCGGAGTGCCGAAGGTGACTGGGTGCAGGAGGCGCGGCTCGGCCACGAGGGCGACGAGAGGCAGCCGGGAGCGGCATTGGTGGCGAATCGCGCCGCGGTCCTCGCGGTCGGCATCAACGGCTCCCACGCCCTTCTCGGGCTGCCGGGCGCCTACGACGGGGCGGGGACGGTCCTCAACTACGTGCGCCGCTCGTCCGGCGAGTGGGTGCGGCAGGGATCGCTGTCGGCTTTCCAGCGTCAGCCCGGCGACTATTTCGGAGCGACCATCGCGGCGCGCGATGACGAACTCTGGATCGCGGCACCGGGCGCGGGCCGTTTCGGCGCGATCTACGCCTTCTCCCGGGATGCCGCGGCCGCGGAGTTCGGCTCGGTGACCCGCATCGCCGCGGGGCCCGGAACGGATGCGGGAGACGGCTTCGGCCTCTCGATCTCCGCCTCCGGCGACATGGCGGTCGTTGGGCAGCCGTGGGACGATGCGGCGCTCGGTTCCGCCGCCGTGTTCGAGAACCGGGATGGCACATGGTCCGAAACGGCAAAGCTCTTCATCCCCGAGGAACGGCGCCCGCTGACGGCGCTCTCCGAGGTCGACTGCGGCGACGATGGCATGGCGGACCAGTTCACCTGCGACCAGGTGGACGTGATCTCATTCCTGCCGCTCGACGCGATCGGCGGCACCGACCGCGGCATCGAGACGAACGATGTCTGGGGGTGGACGGATCCGCAGACCGGCCGCGAGTACGCGATCGTCGGCCGCACGGATGGCACCGCGTTCATCGACATCTCCGACCCCGCGGCGCCCGTCTACCTGGGCAGTCTGCCGAAGACGCCGGGCTCGCTGACGCAGTCGTGGCGCGACATCAAGGTTCATGCAAACCACGCCTTCGTCGTGGCGGACAATGCCGGCGAGCACGGGATGCAGGTCTTCGACCTCACGCGGCTCCGCGACGTGCGCGGTGCGCCGGTCGAGTTCGATCCCGACACGGTCTACGAGGGGATCGCGAGCGCCCACAACGTGGTGATCAACGAGGAGACCGCGACCGCGTACGCCGTCGGTTCGAGCGGCGGCGGCGAGACGTGCGGCGGTGGGCTCCACATGATCGACGTCAGCGATCCGAAGGCGCCGACCTTCCTCGGCTGCCACGCGGAGGCGGGCACCGGACGAGGGCAGACCGGCTACACGCACGACGCGCAGTGCGTGAACTACCACGGCCCGGACGCCGAGCACGTCGGGAAGGAGATCTGCCTCAAGGCCAACGAGACGCACGTCGTGATCGCGGACGTCACGGACCGGGACAACCCGGTCACGCTCTCGACCGCCGATTACCCGGCCGCCACCTACACGCACCAGGGCTGGCTCACGGACGACCACCGCTATTTCTACCAGAACGACGAACTCGACGAGATGGCTTCGGTGGGCCAGGCGCAGCAGACCGGGACGGAGCCCGACATGGAGGCGAGCCGCACGCTCATCTGGGACGTCTCGGACCTGGACGATCCGATCCTCGTCAAGGAACACTTCGGGGAGACGTTCACGATCGACCACAACCTCTACATCGTGGGCGATCTCATGTACCAGTCGAACTACGTGAGCGGGCTGCGCGTGCTCGACATCAGCGACCGCGAGAACCCGCGCGAGGTCGGCTTCTTCGACACGGTGCCGTGGGACGAGTCCGTCACCTTCGACGGCTCGTGGTCGAACTACCCGTTCTTCGCCAGCGGGACGATCATCGTGTCGAGCGGCAAGGAAGGCGTGTTCTTCCTCCGGTACCGCCGGCCGGAACTGGTGCCCTGA
- a CDS encoding VCBS repeat-containing protein, with amino-acid sequence MAGPRSRRAAPGALTAALLVAGCASGAAGPGELAPERAAGGGPGFVRAVIPFPVFDEAGNPYEIPFLGGFNVPRPQWVDIDGDGDLDLFVQETTNRLMFFEREDTPDGRRHTWRPEAYSDLEVGEWFRFVDVDADGDRDLLAESPFSYMKLYRNTGTAGGAVFELIADTLRDTRGEAIFSDRQNIPNAADIDCDGRLDLFIGRLVGTVTRYEATGAFGANASPFRHITDRFEDIEIVADPAAAGGVPPFGGPDAGGPLPTLHGANTMALADYDADGDTDMFWGDFFEAGLLLIENAGSCEAPNLRVEPRPFPLDDPIRTSGYNAPTFGDYDGDGDLDLLIGVLGGAYNANTTTADNLMLFSQESDGGFELRTRRFISQIDVGSESVASLVDLDGDGDLDLLLGNKIDPGDLSNSRVFLFENEGSGTRPVFRRTGEFELPGAYHNAPAFGDLDGDGDLDLLLGTWRDEIRYARNEGSAMEPRLALVDSAFVEITRGSNATPALGDLDGDGDLDLMIGESSGALNYYVNIGSASEPSFEFVSDEYGGIDIGRRSFPKLLDHDGDGDLDLIVGTESDGIRYFRNDGTPAAPNFVEADGGFPSADDLPLFATPEFGDLDGDGDLDLVVGAAGGGLYYFERR; translated from the coding sequence ATGGCCGGGCCCCGCAGTCGGCGGGCCGCGCCGGGAGCGCTGACCGCGGCGCTCCTCGTGGCAGGATGCGCATCGGGCGCCGCCGGTCCGGGGGAGCTGGCGCCGGAGCGCGCGGCCGGCGGCGGACCCGGGTTCGTTCGCGCCGTCATTCCCTTTCCGGTGTTCGACGAAGCCGGGAACCCGTACGAAATCCCCTTCCTCGGCGGCTTCAACGTGCCCCGTCCGCAGTGGGTGGACATCGACGGAGATGGCGACCTCGACCTCTTCGTGCAGGAGACGACGAACCGTCTGATGTTCTTCGAGCGCGAGGACACGCCGGACGGACGGCGCCACACCTGGCGGCCGGAGGCGTACTCGGATCTCGAGGTCGGCGAGTGGTTCCGCTTCGTGGATGTCGACGCGGACGGCGACCGCGACCTCCTCGCGGAGTCCCCCTTCAGCTACATGAAGCTCTACCGGAACACGGGCACGGCGGGCGGGGCCGTATTCGAACTCATCGCGGACACCCTCCGCGACACGCGCGGTGAGGCGATCTTCTCGGACCGGCAGAACATCCCCAACGCGGCGGACATCGACTGCGACGGCCGCCTCGACCTCTTCATCGGCCGCCTCGTGGGGACGGTCACGCGCTACGAGGCGACGGGCGCGTTCGGCGCGAACGCCTCGCCCTTCCGGCACATCACGGACCGTTTCGAGGACATCGAGATCGTCGCCGACCCGGCGGCCGCCGGGGGCGTGCCGCCCTTCGGCGGCCCGGACGCGGGCGGGCCCCTCCCCACCCTGCACGGGGCGAACACGATGGCGCTGGCCGACTACGACGCGGACGGCGACACGGACATGTTCTGGGGCGACTTCTTCGAGGCCGGACTCCTCCTGATCGAGAACGCCGGCTCGTGCGAGGCGCCGAACCTCCGGGTGGAGCCGCGTCCCTTCCCTCTCGACGACCCGATCCGGACGAGCGGCTACAACGCTCCGACCTTCGGCGACTACGACGGCGACGGCGACCTCGACCTGCTCATCGGCGTGCTCGGCGGCGCGTACAACGCGAACACGACGACCGCCGACAACCTCATGCTCTTCTCGCAGGAGTCGGACGGCGGCTTCGAACTGCGGACGCGCCGCTTCATCTCGCAGATCGATGTGGGCAGCGAGAGCGTGGCTTCCCTCGTGGATCTCGATGGCGACGGCGACCTCGACCTCCTGCTCGGCAACAAGATCGACCCCGGCGATCTGTCGAACTCGCGCGTCTTCCTGTTCGAGAACGAAGGGAGCGGGACGCGGCCGGTCTTCCGCCGGACGGGCGAGTTCGAACTGCCGGGCGCCTACCACAACGCGCCCGCCTTCGGCGACCTGGACGGGGACGGCGATCTCGACCTGCTGCTCGGCACCTGGCGCGACGAGATCCGCTACGCGCGCAACGAGGGGTCGGCCATGGAACCCCGCCTCGCGCTGGTGGACTCGGCGTTCGTCGAGATCACGCGCGGGAGCAACGCGACGCCCGCGCTCGGCGACCTCGACGGCGATGGAGACCTCGACCTCATGATCGGGGAGTCCTCGGGAGCGCTGAATTACTACGTGAACATCGGCTCCGCCTCGGAACCGAGCTTCGAATTCGTGAGCGACGAATACGGGGGAATCGACATCGGCCGGAGGAGCTTCCCCAAACTCCTCGACCACGACGGGGACGGCGATCTCGATCTCATCGTCGGCACCGAGTCCGACGGGATCCGCTACTTCCGAAACGATGGGACTCCCGCGGCCCCGAACTTCGTCGAGGCCGACGGCGGGTTCCCCTCCGCGGACGATCTGCCGCTATTTGCGACGCCGGAGTTCGGGGACCTGGACGGGGACGGTGACCTCGACCTCGTCGTCGGCGCCGCCGGGGGCGGCCTCTACTACTTCGAACGACGTTGA
- a CDS encoding LemA family protein, which yields MLWFLVILAAVAFIAIGMYNSLVRLRVRVNGAWADIDVQLKRRWDLIPNLMETVEASAGHERETLEAVVEARNRAMGARGPAEAGAAEGALAGALGRLFALSEAYPQLRGVEAFTDFQRSLDEIEEAVQNARRYYNAVVRDYNTKMQVFPTNLIAGLFGHTRREFFSLDDERQREGPQVAFS from the coding sequence ATGTTGTGGTTCCTGGTCATACTCGCGGCGGTCGCCTTCATCGCCATCGGCATGTACAACAGCCTCGTGCGGCTTCGCGTACGCGTGAACGGCGCCTGGGCCGACATCGACGTCCAGCTCAAGCGCCGCTGGGACCTCATCCCCAACCTCATGGAGACAGTCGAGGCATCGGCGGGCCACGAACGCGAGACGCTCGAGGCCGTGGTCGAGGCGAGGAATCGGGCCATGGGCGCACGGGGGCCCGCCGAGGCGGGGGCGGCCGAGGGAGCGCTCGCGGGGGCGCTCGGGAGGCTCTTCGCGCTCTCCGAGGCCTATCCCCAGCTGCGCGGGGTCGAGGCGTTCACGGACTTTCAGCGCTCCCTGGATGAGATCGAGGAGGCGGTGCAGAACGCGCGACGCTACTACAACGCCGTCGTCCGGGACTACAACACGAAGATGCAGGTCTTCCCGACGAATCTGATCGCCGGGCTGTTCGGCCACACACGCCGGGAGTTTTTCTCGCTCGACGACGAGCGGCAGCGCGAGGGGCCGCAGGTGGCGTTCTCGTGA
- a CDS encoding EVE domain-containing protein, protein MPVEITGYWLAKTEPHVYSIDDLALDGETEWDGVRNYQVRNFMRDRMNPGEKVLIYHSNTRVLGVYGVAEVAGPAHPDSTQFDPDSHYFDPKSSREDPRWWCPDFRYVETFGTPVTRQMMKETAGLEAINVMKRGMRLSVMPVTEEEFEIILRLGRGA, encoded by the coding sequence ATGCCGGTCGAAATCACCGGATACTGGCTGGCCAAGACCGAGCCCCACGTGTACTCGATCGACGACCTCGCCCTCGACGGCGAGACGGAATGGGACGGCGTGCGGAACTACCAGGTCCGGAACTTCATGCGCGACCGGATGAATCCGGGCGAGAAGGTCCTCATCTATCATTCCAACACCAGGGTGCTCGGCGTCTACGGGGTGGCTGAAGTCGCGGGTCCGGCGCATCCGGACTCCACCCAGTTCGATCCCGACAGCCACTACTTCGACCCGAAGTCCAGCCGGGAGGATCCCCGCTGGTGGTGCCCCGATTTCCGCTACGTGGAGACCTTCGGGACGCCGGTGACGCGGCAGATGATGAAAGAAACGGCCGGCCTCGAGGCTATCAATGTCATGAAACGGGGCATGCGACTTTCGGTCATGCCGGTGACGGAGGAGGAGTTCGAGATCATCCTCCGCCTTGGACGTGGAGCATAG
- a CDS encoding DUF2207 domain-containing protein — protein sequence MKRGHPRRAAEAAVRAALLAGATAGAIWLFPSPAAAQERSWRIEDFHADIRVLESGAVEVTETIRPRFNGSYNGIQRTIPVEYRINGFRYRLRTSVEAATDADGNPLRHESTRDGDYLSTKIWVPGAVDTVRTVRLSYSVTNGLRFFEADEGTDGIVEAYDELYWNVTGTEWPVPIETASATVRLPPAVGGVRAHAFTGGYGATGRDATVAVTGTRIDVRTDRPLGFREGLTIGVGWNAGVVRRPAAIDRAGMYLSDNWPLFLPFFVLAFMYRRWNERGRDPEIGSIEPRYEPPGDLTPAEVGVIIDNRADLRDITATLIDLAVRGHLTIEEREEKQLLGLVTGKDYLFERRDNTGDHLAPHERALLRAVFGGRRTRRLSDLKDRFYKDLPELKSKLLATLIEHGVYTESPTIVAGKYVGLGFLVGIVIFFGGLLAQAVLPLAMGAVLGAAIASAFVIVVFGLFMPARTKRGTELLRQVKGFEEFLTRVESDRYRRKITGPEMFEKCLPYAMALGVAAQWARAFRDLYREPPDWYHGHALSTFNSHILVSNLNSMSAETHSVMQSAPRSAQGSSFSGGGISGGGGFSGGGFGGGGGGAF from the coding sequence GTGAAGCGCGGACACCCGCGACGAGCCGCGGAGGCGGCGGTGCGAGCCGCCCTGCTGGCGGGCGCCACCGCCGGTGCCATCTGGCTCTTCCCTTCTCCGGCGGCCGCGCAGGAGCGCTCCTGGCGCATCGAGGACTTCCACGCCGACATCCGGGTGCTGGAAAGCGGGGCCGTCGAGGTGACCGAAACGATCCGGCCGCGGTTCAATGGAAGCTACAACGGCATCCAGCGGACGATTCCCGTCGAGTACCGCATCAACGGGTTCCGGTACAGGCTGCGCACTTCCGTGGAGGCGGCGACGGACGCGGACGGGAATCCGCTGCGCCACGAGTCGACGCGCGATGGGGACTACCTGAGCACGAAGATCTGGGTGCCCGGCGCCGTCGACACGGTGCGCACGGTCCGACTCTCGTACAGCGTGACGAACGGGCTCCGCTTCTTCGAGGCGGACGAGGGGACGGACGGCATCGTCGAGGCGTACGACGAACTGTACTGGAACGTGACGGGCACCGAATGGCCGGTCCCGATCGAGACGGCGAGCGCAACCGTGAGGCTTCCGCCGGCGGTCGGGGGCGTGCGCGCCCACGCCTTCACCGGGGGCTACGGCGCCACGGGCCGGGATGCGACGGTCGCCGTCACGGGCACGCGGATCGACGTGCGAACCGACCGGCCGCTCGGCTTCCGGGAAGGCCTGACGATCGGGGTCGGATGGAATGCCGGCGTCGTGCGGCGGCCCGCGGCGATCGACCGCGCCGGCATGTACCTGTCCGACAACTGGCCGCTCTTCCTGCCCTTCTTCGTCCTCGCCTTCATGTACCGGCGCTGGAACGAGCGGGGGCGCGATCCCGAGATCGGGTCGATCGAGCCGCGCTACGAGCCGCCCGGCGACCTGACGCCCGCCGAGGTCGGCGTCATCATCGACAACCGCGCCGACCTGCGCGACATCACGGCGACGCTGATCGACCTCGCCGTCCGGGGGCACCTGACGATCGAGGAACGCGAGGAGAAGCAACTCCTGGGGCTGGTGACCGGAAAGGACTACCTCTTCGAGCGACGCGACAACACGGGCGACCACCTGGCCCCGCACGAACGCGCGCTCCTGCGGGCGGTGTTCGGGGGGCGAAGGACCCGCCGGCTCTCGGACCTCAAGGACCGCTTCTACAAGGACCTCCCGGAACTGAAGTCGAAATTGCTGGCGACGCTCATCGAGCACGGCGTGTACACCGAATCGCCGACCATCGTCGCCGGGAAATACGTGGGTCTGGGGTTCCTGGTCGGCATCGTGATCTTCTTCGGCGGGCTGCTCGCCCAGGCCGTGCTCCCGCTCGCGATGGGGGCCGTGCTCGGGGCGGCCATCGCTTCGGCGTTCGTCATCGTGGTTTTCGGACTCTTCATGCCGGCGCGCACGAAGAGGGGGACGGAGTTGCTGCGGCAGGTGAAGGGGTTCGAGGAGTTCCTCACGCGCGTCGAATCCGACCGCTACCGGCGGAAGATCACGGGCCCCGAGATGTTCGAGAAGTGTCTTCCGTACGCCATGGCGCTGGGCGTCGCGGCGCAGTGGGCGCGAGCCTTCCGGGACCTGTATCGCGAACCCCCGGACTGGTATCATGGGCACGCTCTTTCGACGTTCAACTCTCATATCCTGGTCTCGAACCTCAACAGCATGTCCGCGGAGACGCACAGCGTGATGCAGTCCGCGCCGCGCAGCGCCCAGGGCTCGAGCTTCTCGGGCGGCGGGATTTCCGGGGGCGGCGGATTCTCGGGCGGCGGCTTCGGCGGAGGTGGAGGAGGCGCATTCTGA
- a CDS encoding PQQ-dependent sugar dehydrogenase, whose translation MANEVLTGLSQPVFLTAPPGDARLFVVEQTGRIRIASPDGQLLADPFLDLSGRVGTAPEGGLLTMAFHPRYADNGQVFVYYTDTGDDTVVERYTVSGDPDRLDPGSAKRILALTQRRQNHNGGMLQFGPDGMLYIFLGDEGGAGDPFGNGQNPETLHGSILRIDVDGGDPYAIPDDNPFAGEEGARGEIWAIGVRNPWRSTFDFADNVLYVADVGQNEREEINAVPAGEAGVNYGWSTMEGTACYQSSGCDMSGLTLPVVEYIHDGSVCSVTGGYVYRGSQLPEIAGHYFYSDFCTGFLRSFRFDGGQATDERRWNAGSLGAVSSFGVDGAGELYVVNITGSVSRLERRQP comes from the coding sequence GTGGCGAACGAAGTGCTGACCGGACTCTCCCAACCGGTCTTCCTCACCGCTCCGCCGGGAGACGCGAGACTCTTCGTCGTGGAGCAGACGGGCCGCATCCGCATCGCGAGCCCGGACGGGCAACTCCTCGCGGACCCCTTCCTCGACCTTTCGGGCCGTGTCGGCACGGCCCCCGAGGGCGGCCTCCTCACGATGGCCTTCCACCCGCGGTACGCGGACAACGGACAGGTCTTCGTCTACTACACCGACACGGGGGACGACACGGTGGTCGAGCGCTACACCGTCTCGGGGGACCCCGACCGGCTCGACCCGGGCTCGGCGAAGCGGATCCTCGCGCTCACGCAGCGCCGCCAGAACCACAACGGCGGGATGCTGCAGTTCGGGCCCGACGGGATGCTGTACATCTTCCTCGGCGACGAGGGCGGGGCGGGCGATCCGTTCGGCAACGGCCAGAATCCGGAGACGCTGCACGGTTCGATCCTCCGTATCGACGTGGACGGAGGCGACCCGTACGCGATCCCGGACGACAACCCGTTCGCGGGAGAAGAGGGCGCGCGGGGCGAGATCTGGGCCATCGGCGTCCGGAATCCGTGGCGCTCGACCTTCGACTTCGCGGACAACGTCCTCTACGTGGCGGACGTGGGCCAGAACGAGCGTGAGGAGATCAATGCGGTGCCGGCGGGCGAGGCGGGCGTGAACTACGGCTGGAGCACCATGGAGGGAACCGCCTGCTACCAGAGCTCCGGGTGCGACATGTCGGGGCTTACCCTGCCCGTCGTCGAGTACATCCACGACGGCAGCGTCTGCTCGGTGACCGGAGGATACGTCTACCGCGGCTCACAGCTCCCCGAGATCGCGGGGCACTACTTCTACTCGGATTTCTGCACCGGCTTCCTGCGGAGCTTCCGGTTCGACGGCGGGCAGGCGACGGACGAGCGACGCTGGAACGCGGGGAGCCTCGGGGCGGTGTCGTCCTTCGGCGTCGACGGCGCCGGGGAACTTTACGTCGTGAACATCACCGGCTCCGTCTCCCGCCTGGAGCGCCGCCAGCCGTAG
- a CDS encoding YncE family protein, with translation MVAVRAAAAGDVPAASAEGPFLYVANQEAAAVTVIDLETHEVVEVIDLEAMGYGANAKPHHVAVEPDGSFWYVSLIAADRVLKFDRDNELVASVEFERPGLLALHPSEPWLFVGRSMAAVNPPQRIGRIDRISMEVEEYDVFIPRPHALLASPDGGWVYAGSLGENSVVTVEAESGEAELLRLPGSGTMPHVLVQYAISPDGGTLVATAEMTAKLLVFDVTQPVAPKLVGELDVGARPWHPSWSADGRWIWFGNLGANEVTLVDTSDWSVAAVIRGEGLAEPHGSVLSPDGSRLYVANRNETGSYTSSDRMGYDAPGGTVVVIDTATREIIDVIETPPYASGIGLASSPR, from the coding sequence TTGGTAGCGGTTCGGGCCGCCGCGGCGGGGGACGTGCCCGCCGCCTCCGCGGAAGGTCCGTTCCTCTACGTGGCGAACCAGGAGGCGGCGGCCGTGACCGTCATCGACCTGGAGACCCACGAGGTCGTGGAGGTCATCGACTTGGAGGCCATGGGGTACGGGGCGAACGCGAAGCCGCACCACGTCGCGGTCGAGCCGGACGGGTCGTTCTGGTACGTGTCGCTCATCGCGGCCGACCGGGTGCTCAAGTTCGACCGCGACAACGAACTCGTCGCTTCCGTCGAGTTCGAGCGTCCCGGCCTCCTCGCGCTCCACCCCTCGGAGCCCTGGCTGTTCGTCGGGCGGTCGATGGCGGCGGTGAACCCGCCCCAGCGCATCGGCCGCATTGACCGCATCTCGATGGAGGTCGAGGAGTACGATGTCTTCATCCCGCGTCCGCACGCCCTGCTGGCGAGTCCCGACGGCGGGTGGGTCTACGCGGGAAGCCTGGGCGAGAACTCCGTCGTCACGGTCGAAGCGGAGAGCGGCGAGGCCGAGTTGCTCAGGCTGCCCGGCTCCGGGACGATGCCTCACGTTCTCGTCCAGTACGCGATCTCGCCGGACGGCGGGACGCTCGTTGCGACGGCGGAGATGACGGCCAAGCTCCTCGTGTTCGACGTCACGCAGCCGGTGGCGCCGAAGCTGGTGGGAGAGCTGGACGTGGGGGCGCGGCCGTGGCACCCGAGCTGGTCGGCGGACGGACGCTGGATCTGGTTCGGCAACCTGGGCGCGAACGAGGTCACACTCGTCGACACCTCCGACTGGTCCGTGGCCGCCGTGATCCGGGGCGAAGGCCTCGCCGAACCGCACGGCAGCGTGCTATCGCCGGACGGCTCCCGACTCTACGTGGCGAACCGGAACGAGACCGGCTCATACACGTCGTCGGATCGGATGGGATACGACGCGCCCGGCGGCACGGTCGTCGTCATCGACACCGCGACCCGCGAGATCATCGACGTCATCGAGACCCCGCCCTACGCGTCGGGCATCGGTCTCGCGTCCAGCCCGCGCTGA
- a CDS encoding redoxin domain-containing protein — protein MTSSKKISVGDRAEPFTLPYEAGGTIDLGDHLGRDRIVLLFFPLAFTSVCTAEMCRLRDEWSAYASLDATVFAISVDSPFVTSRFRAEESIPFPILSDFNRTVSRDWGVLYEEFHGFRGVSKRSAFVIGTDGRVAYAWVSEDAGVEPDYDELLQAVADAP, from the coding sequence ATGACTTCCAGCAAGAAGATTTCGGTCGGCGACCGCGCGGAGCCGTTCACGCTCCCCTACGAAGCCGGAGGAACGATCGATCTGGGCGACCATCTCGGCCGCGACCGGATCGTGCTCCTCTTCTTCCCCCTCGCCTTCACCTCGGTCTGCACGGCGGAGATGTGCAGGCTCCGCGATGAGTGGAGCGCCTACGCGTCGCTCGACGCCACCGTGTTCGCGATCTCCGTCGACAGCCCGTTCGTCACGTCCCGTTTCCGGGCCGAGGAGAGCATCCCGTTCCCCATCCTCTCCGACTTCAACCGCACGGTTTCGCGTGACTGGGGCGTGCTGTACGAGGAGTTTCACGGGTTTCGGGGCGTCTCCAAGCGGTCGGCGTTCGTGATTGGAACGGACGGCCGGGTCGCGTACGCATGGGTGTCGGAGGACGCGGGCGTGGAGCCCGACTACGACGAACTCCTTCAGGCGGTTGCCGACGCGCCCTGA
- a CDS encoding PhzF family phenazine biosynthesis protein → MKIPLYQLDAFSDRPFEGNPAAVCPLEAWLDDDVLQKIAAENNLSETAFFVRDDESEGDGFGLRWFTPLSEVDLCGHATLASAWVILERLAPGRENVRFETRSGELVVERGEGDLLVMDFPARPAAPREAPRALVEGLGAAPAEVLASERDYLVLLEAEDDVRKLKPDFARLRGLDRLGIIVSAPGVSADFVSRFFAPSVGVPEDPVTGSAHCTLAPYWAERLGRGEAPLEARQISARGGTLICRHLGDRVTIAGRAALYLTGEITL, encoded by the coding sequence ATGAAGATCCCGCTGTACCAGCTCGACGCCTTCTCGGACCGGCCCTTCGAAGGCAATCCGGCCGCCGTCTGTCCGCTCGAGGCGTGGCTCGACGACGACGTCCTGCAGAAGATCGCGGCGGAGAACAACCTCTCGGAGACCGCGTTCTTCGTTCGCGACGACGAAAGCGAAGGAGATGGGTTCGGGCTCCGCTGGTTCACGCCTCTGTCGGAGGTCGACCTGTGCGGCCACGCGACGCTGGCCTCCGCCTGGGTCATTCTCGAGCGGCTGGCGCCGGGCCGCGAGAACGTGCGTTTCGAGACGAGAAGCGGTGAGCTCGTCGTGGAACGGGGCGAGGGGGATCTCCTCGTGATGGACTTTCCGGCGCGTCCCGCGGCCCCGCGCGAGGCCCCTCGCGCCCTGGTGGAGGGGCTGGGGGCCGCACCGGCGGAGGTTCTGGCCTCGGAGCGGGACTATCTCGTCCTCCTCGAGGCCGAGGACGATGTCCGGAAGCTGAAGCCGGATTTCGCGCGGCTGCGCGGACTGGACCGGCTCGGGATCATCGTGAGCGCGCCCGGAGTGAGCGCGGATTTCGTGTCCCGCTTCTTTGCGCCGAGCGTCGGCGTGCCGGAGGATCCGGTCACGGGCTCCGCGCACTGCACGCTGGCGCCCTACTGGGCCGAGCGGCTCGGTCGCGGCGAGGCGCCGCTCGAGGCGAGGCAGATCAGCGCCCGCGGCGGTACCCTCATCTGTCGCCACCTCGGGGACCGCGTGACGATCGCCGGTCGTGCGGCGCTCTACCTTACCGGCGAGATTACGCTGTGA